In Solea senegalensis isolate Sse05_10M linkage group LG18, IFAPA_SoseM_1, whole genome shotgun sequence, a single window of DNA contains:
- the aldoab gene encoding aldolase a, fructose-bisphosphate, b — translation MPHAYPFLTPEQKKELSNIAQRIVAPGKGILAADESTGSVAKRFQSINAENTEENRRLYRQLLFTADDRVAPCIGGVILFHETMYQKTDGGKVFPQHLKDRGMVVGIKVDKGVVPLAGTNGETTTQGLDGLYERCAQYKKDGADFAKWRCVLKITPTTPSRLAIIENANVLARYASICQMHGIVPIVEPEILPDGDHDLKRCQYVTEKVLAAVYKALSDHHVYLEGTLLKPNMVTAGHSCSHKYSNQEIAMATVTALRRTVPPAVPGITFLSGGQSEEDASINLNAMNQCPLHRPWALTFSYGRALQASALKAWGGKKENGKACQDEFIKRALANSQACQGKYVSAGGSAAGGESLFVENHAY, via the exons ATGCCTCACGCATATCCCTTCCTCACTCCTGAGCAGAAGAAGGAGCTCAGTAATATCGCTCAGAGGATTGTTGCTCCCGGCAAAGGAATCCTCGCCGCAGACGAGTCCACCG GCAGCGTGGCCAAGCGCTTCCAGAGCATCAATGCTGAGAACACAGAGGAGAACAGGAGGTTGTACCGCCAGCTCCTCTTCACCGCTGACGACCGCGTCGCCCCCTGCATCGGTGGTGTTATTCTCTTCCATGAGACCATGTACCAGAAGACTGACGGTGGCAAAGTCTTCCCCCAGCACCTCAAAGACAGGGGCATGGTGGTGGGCATCAAGGTTGACAAAGGTGTCGTTCCCTTGGCCGGAACCAATGGCGAGACAACCACCCAGG GTCTCGATGGTCTGTATGAGCGCTGCGCTCAGTACAAGAAGGACGGTGCCGACTTTGCCAAGTGGCGCTGTGTGCTGAAGATCACGCCCACCACTCCCTCACGTCTGGCCATCATTGAGAACGCTAACGTCCTGGCTCGCTATGCTAGCATCTGCCAGATG CACGGCATCGTGCCCATTGTTGAGCCTGAGATTCTTCCTGATGGCGACCATGACCTGAAGCGCTGCCAGTATGTGACTGAGAAGGTCCTGGCTGCCGTCTACAAGGCCTTGTCTGACCACCATGTTTACCTGGAGGGCACCCTGCTCAAGCCCAACATGGTTACCGCTGGACACTCCTGCTCACACAAGTACAGCAACCAGGAGATCGCAATGGCAACAGTCACTGCCCTGCGCCGCACCGTTCCCCCTGCCGTCCCTG GCATCACCTTCCTGTCTGGTGGCCAGAGTGAGGAGGACGCCTCCATCAACCTGAACGCCATGAACCAGTGCCCTCTTCACAGGCCCTGGGCCCTGACCTTCTCATACGGCCGTGCTCTGCAGGCCTCTGCCCTCAAAGCCTGGGGTGGCAAGAAGGAGAATGGAAAGGCATGCCAGGACGAGTTCATCAAGAGAGCTCTG GCAAACAGCCAGGCCTGCCAGGGTAAATATGTGTCCGCTGGAGGAAGTGCTGCCGGTGGAGAGTCACTGTTTGTTGAAAACCACGCTTATTGA